Sequence from the Rubidibacter lacunae KORDI 51-2 genome:
AAGCCCGTCTAGTTATCTGGGAACGCGGCTGGGAAGCGATCGCTATCAAGGGAGGCAATGCACAAAAAAAACCTTGACATTTCCCGTGCAAACCGTAACAATAGATACAGAAGCGATTAAATCGTTCATCTCCCGAGCATTAGCCGAGGGACGGAAGTAGGAGCGCGATCGCAGCCAGCAATGGCTAAAAGCAGCTCTGAAGGAACGCGCCTCCAATCGAATCCACAAGCGCATTGAGGCAAGCATCATGAAATATCGCGGACACGAGTACACCAAGGCACCGGTAAACCTGAACGTCGTCGAGCATCCCGAGGCTGGCAAGTATCGTGGCGTCAAGGTCACCTATCACGACTTCGAAGCAGTCGTTCAGCATCCGATCGGGCGCATGATGTACCGTGGTGTAAAGCACTAAATTGTGAAGCACTAAATAGGATCTTGGTCGGTAACTAGCTACTGACGAGCGTAGCTTGCTCCGCGTAAGCGCCGACCACACCTGCACAAACTAACTCTTCCAGTTTTCACGGGAGGGTTAGTTTTTTTGACGATCTAAAAGCCGCGATCGGAAGTCATACCAATTTGCAGAATACCTGCGACAGATGGTGCAAGCGAGCCCCGGGAGTAAAAGTTCCCGAGTTGCCATTTGTCGAAACACTTCCTAGAGTTGGTATCAGTTGCCAGAGGAGTGTTTTTTAAGAACCATTATAACTCGTCTTAGCGAGATCGAATCAATTTTGGCGCAAATGTTCTAAGTTGCAGAAAAAAATACAGCTCCTCAGAATAAAATTCACGGCAGTAGTTTACGCTCCAGGGGGATTTTTTTGCACTCATTAAAATTCGAACGTCTCGATCGAGTGCCTATTTAGCAGTATGTCCTCGATGCCGATATCGGCACCACCAGCACAAATGTCTTTCAATGTAGGCAATCCCTGACGTTGGCTGCTCAACTTTACTGGCGAGAGATTAAGCAACCCTGTTCGAGATTGCAGCAAAGGTGCCTCCACGTGCAGATGGTTAATGGTTCTACCCGTATCTGGCAGGCCGAATGTCTGCCGCTTTAGGACTCCAAGGCGCGCATGTTTCTGCTGGCTCGGGCATAGATACGGACGCAAGTATCTCGAACAGGAACAGTCCTGGAAGGAATTGCGTTTATCTTGGCAATGATTTTTAACAATCTCGACGCCCTCGTCTGCGTTTGCGTTCGTCTTTTCTTTTGGGGTCGGCACGCTCGCCCTTCTGGCGGCAGCTGCTGGCCGACATTTGCGCTCGCCCTGCTTTCGTCTCAAGCGTTGCAGAAAGCTCAGGCAATGGTGCTGCAATGCTCGGGTGGCACTCTCTCGACCCGAGTGATACCCCAAAAAAAGTGAATAAGGATGCTAGCGGTAGGTAAAGCGACCCGAAGAAAATCATTGTTCGCGGAATATGACTTCATTCTCGGGGCTCTATCTATCTTGCATCTATTTTTCGTTCGGTATGACTCTTAAGACGGCCAGAGGGCTTTGGCAGAGCGCCATATACCAATTGCCAAGCACGTGACCGCTTATTGCAACGTTGCCCTTGTCAGGGTGCGACTGCACGTTCATCTGCCATACCAGTCCGCGGCGCTCCCCGCCCTTCAAGCCCAACTGCTCGGAGCCCCTCCAAAGCCAGCTAGAATCGACACTCAGACAATTGCCCATTAGCGAGATCTGCGGTCGGACCGACTGCAGATCTCGCAGTGCAAAGTTGCAAATTGATGTTGTACGAGTTCCTAACAGTCGTGTTTCTTAGAGAACCGAGCGGTTGCCATCCTTGCGCAAATAATTCTGCAGCACGCGGACAGGTGCGGTTTGAAAAGCTTAGCCAGCGGCGGAAATCGGCCAGCCAATTACCTAGCGCGCCACCTGGGGGAGCGTTCGGGCATCGTCTTGAAGCGATCGCGCGATGCGAAAGAGTTCTTTGCCCGCGTGCAAATATTGCTCGTTGAAGTTGTAGGGAAACCAAGCAAGTTCGTCGATACCGCCCTCGATTTGGTTCAAGCAGTAGTAGAGGTTCGCGGCGGCGGCGGCGGCTTCCGAAGGATTCGGACGCAAGGATAAAGTGCGGCGAGCATCCGCCAACCGATTGCGGCAGTCAGTGAGGTAGCCTTCAAAAGCTGCCAGCAACCCATCGTCAAACGGGTCTGCGCTGAGGCAATCTAGCTGGACTTCGAGCGGATTGAGAATGCTGCAAATCGAGCGGTTTACGGGTGCGTAAACGGCTTGCAACCATTCCTGTAAAAGTGAGTCCGCATCGCGACCCGACTGGCGTTGTTGCTGGTGGTGTGTCTGGGCGCGAGCGCTGCGTTCTTGGCGCAGCGCTGCTGAAGGATGTGTGGCTGCACCCAGCAATTGAGCGTCGTAGCGACGTCGCTGTTGCGGGTTACCGAGCACCGCATATGCAGCATTGACCGATAAAATCTTGTCGCGATCGCCTGTTCCGCCGTTGCTGTCCGGATGATAGCGCTTTGCCAGCCGCCGATAGGCTTGTTTGACCTCAGACTGCGTGGCCGAGGGGCGCAGTTCGAGAGTCTCGTAATGGGAAGCGGAACGGTCAGAAAGCGTCATTACTAGAGAGGTTGGCGATTGCGAGGACTTTCACAATCTAGCCCAATCCTCCCGAGGGATGCTAGATAGTCGAACGCTGCAGTTCGCGAGCAGTCTTCCAGTAGCTTGCGCGATTGCATCGCGGGTCGGTGCAACTGTCCCAAACTCGCTTTAAGCCGTTACAGCCTGGACGCGCGGCGAGAGTTCCTGGAAAAGCGGCGTGCTCAAGTAGCGCTCGCCAAAGCTTGGCTGGATCGCGACGATCAACTTGCCCGCGTTTTCCGAGCGCTGTCCGACGCGCACCGCTGCGCAAAGTGCCGCCCCCGTTGATATTCCTGACAGAATACCTTCCTCGCGGGCCAGGCGACGTCCGTAGGCGATCGCGTCGTCATCGCTCACCGTCACTACCTCGTCTAGCAGATCGGTACTGAGTACCTGCGGCACAAAGCCGGCACCAATCCCTTGAATTTTATGCGGGCCGGGCTCGCCGCCCGACAGCACCGGACTGCCTTCAGGCTCAACGGCGATCGCCTTGAACTCCGGTTTGCGAGCTTTGAGCGCCTGTGCGACACCTGAGATCGTACCGCCCGTCCCGACCCCAGCAACGATGATGTCCACCTGTCCGTCGGTATCTTCCCAAATTTCCTCGGCGGTCGTCGCGCGATGGATTGCGGGGTTCGCCGGATTGTTGAACTGCTGCAGCATGAAGGAGTTGGGCGTATGCTCGACGATTTCCTGCGCCCGCTGGATACAGCCTCCCATCCCCAACACTCCGGGAGTTAACTCCAATTGCGCGCCGTAAGCCCGCAACATCGCCCGCCGCTCGCTGCTCATGGTTTCCGGCATGGTCAGAATCAACATGTAGCCCTTCGCCGCTGCCGCCATTGACAGCGCAATCCCGGTGTTGCCCGAGGTCGGCTCTACGAGTACGGTTTCGCCAGGGACAATCTTGCCCTCGCGCTCGGCGGCTTCGATCATGCCAATACCAATCCGATCTTTCACCGATGCCGATGGATTTCGCCCTTCAAGCTTGATGACGAGTTGCGCGACGCAACCTTCAACCGCCGGAATGCGATTTAGGCGCACGAGGGGGGTGCGACCGACCGTGGCGGTGATATCTGCAGCAATACGCATGGCGTGCGGTCCTCTCGGTAGTGGTTTTGGGTGATAGCTCTCTCGGCACTGCTTTTCGCAACTCAGATGGGGTTCGAGTACTCGGCCGGGGCGTGGATGTCACGATCGCTGGGAACGGTTAAATAAATCACCCGCGCTCCGCAAGCCGAGCATGGTTGCTGATACGTCAACGCGCTAAATGTAGTACATCCAATCCTTCTGCTGGCGGGCATCGCACCGATCGCACAGGTCTTGCAGAGTTTGACTTCCCAGAGTAGCGCGCGCACCATCGCGAACGTCTTTCCAGGTTGCATGAATAACCGCCTGGGCGGCAGTGGGATCGGTCGGCGGATTTTTTTCGGTTGCTTCGTTACCTTCCAGGCAATCGAATACATCGAGAAGTGAGATATCCCCCGGCGCCCGTGCTAGCAAGTAGCCGCCCTTAGCACCACGTTGGCTGCGCACGAGACCGCCGCGTCGGAGCGCGGCTAACAATTGTTCGAGGTAGCGGTCGGGAATGCTTTGTTGCGATGCAATCTGACGGATCTGCAGGGGGTCTTGCCCTTTGTAACGCGCTGCCAGTTCGAGCAGCGCCAGCAAAGCGTATTCCGTTTTGCAAGACAGTTCCACGGGGGGATCGCGGGCGACAGTGTTATCAGTATACTCCGGTTCTCCGGTCGGGTTTTGTTGGATTCCTCGCAGCGGCGATTGCAGATCTGCGGCCACCCGAGCCTTGACCCCCGCAATCTTCACTACGATCGCGACATGCGGATAGCGCGGTTCGCGCCACTCGGCATAGACTGCGAAGGTCGAGTCAGGCACTGCCGGCATTACCCATGACATTTTCTGAAGGGACCACTGCAACTGAAGTCTCTGCTCTCGAAGCATGCATGTGGGAGGCAACGCGCACCCGCGATCGCGCCCGCGATGGATCGTTTGTCTACGGCGTGCAGTCCACGCGCGTATACTGCCGACCGAGCTGCCCGAGCCGCAAACCCCGCCGCGATCGGGTGCGTTTTTTCACGACTCCTGCTGCTGCCGAAGCTGCCGGCTACCGCCCGTGCAAGCGCTGTTTGCCCCAACACGAGGGCGATCCACTGCAAGAGCGCGTGCTGGCAATGTGCACCCAGCTCGACGCCGCGATTGCCGCTGAAGGCGCGCTGCCGACCCTCGCCGATTTGAGCGCGCAGGCAGGGCCGAGCCCAGAGCACTTTCAGCGTGTTTTCAAGCAAACCTTGGGCGTTACGTCGTTTGCGGATGCCGATGCGCGGCGGCAGGAGCGGCTGAAAGCGGCGCGGAAACGTGGCGAGCGCGAGATCGATGCAGCTTACTGGGTGGGTTTTAGCGCCAGCAGCGGTTCGTACGAGCGCGCGATCGCCCAGCTCGGAATGACGTCCGCCACCTACGGACTGAACGGACGCGGCGCAACGATTGACTGTGCAGCGGTCGAGACTCCATTGGGCATCTTGCTTGCAGCTGCGACCGAGCGCGGATTGTGTTGTGGACGATTGGGCACAACTGCAGCTGAGTTGGAACGCGAACTGCGAAGCGAATTTTGCGAAGCGACGCTGCAGCCAGCCGGCGAGCAGACCCGCGTGTGGGTGGAGGCGATCGCGGCTTACATGGCCGGCGAACGGGACTGGCCGCTACTGCCTGTAGACGTAAGGGCAACGGCCTTTCAGCGACGGGTATGGGAGGCACTGCGAGCGATTCCAGTGGGAACGCGCGCGAGCTACAGCGAACTGGCACGGGTGCTTGGCGCGCCAACGGCAGCCCGAGCCGTTGCGGGCGCCTGTGCGGCCAACCCGGTGGCGATCGCCATTCCCTGCCATCGCGTGGTGCGGCAAAACGGGGAGCTCAGCGGCTATCGCTGGGGTCGCGACCGCAAGCTAGCGTTGCTGGAGCTGGAAGCCTGCACCGCGCGCCAGGACACATCCACACCGCTGTAACTGTGCGGGCATTAGCTTCGCAACGGCGTGCGGATTAGTGCGATCGCTCGTGACTTGGGGGCTGGCGTAACGAGCGCAGTGCGAGCAAGATGGCAATGCCACCAAACGGGAAAGAACGCGGATTTAGGGTGATGAGCCGGCATTGAGGGCAACTGCATCGCCCTTTGCCACAACGCCCCCAGCGAATTCGGCGGGCACGCGCGTGTTGACGCACAGGCGGTAGAAGTGATTGAAGCGATCGGCGTTTGCCCAATCGGGCAATGTCTCTTGGCGGCGGCGGGAGAAGATCGTCGGGAACTCCGGATACGCAGTACCTGCTTGCGGATCGCGCGTCGGAACGATGCAGCGCTGACAGGGATTTATCCCCAAAAACGGCACGGTGCCGATCGCAAACGCCAATGGTTCCCCGGCTGCCCCAAACAGCCGGTCTTCCCAGAACGGCGGTACGCCATCGATTTCGAGATTGGTCCGCAGGCGCAGGCGCATTTGTTCGGCGTCCAGATTCGGAAACCAACCGGCGGTTGCCTCCAACGTTGCAGTGCTAACAACCGTCGGACCGGGGGAGTCGGTATCATCGGGAAAACCGATGTTTACGTTCTCGCGCACCTCGACCGGCTGCTCGAAGTAGTCGCTCAGCCAGGTATTGATGTCGCGGCGATCGCGGTGCAGGTGCAGCGGCGGTGTTGGCGCGCCGTCGGGTGCGGACAGCACCACGGTTCCCACCGTCAAATCAAAACGCGCGCGCAGGCGGTGAATTGCCGCCGTCCGCTTGCCGTTGACGAAGCGATTGCGCGCGTCGAAGATGGCCCACTGCCGGTCCCAGCGCAGGGCACCGCCGGGCAGCACCTCGGTGCGCTCGACCTCGACGCCGTCGAGGGATTTGATCGGGAAGATCGTGATGCGGGCGATGTATGCCATGACCTTTGGGGAACGTGCTGGAACGATCGCGAGCTACCGACAACCGTTTCACAATCGGAGGCAGGCGGTGGGCTTACCGACAGAGTTTAGGCGATCGCGTCCGGGCTAGACTTGTGGGAAATGCCGATTGCCAAGACGAACCGTGTCCCAGCAACGCATCTCGCTCTCGATTTCAACGCTGCTGCTCGCAGCAGCTTGCGTGTTGGCCGCGGTGCTGTTGTGGCAGCTGCGCGGTCTGATTGTCGTGTTGATGGTATCGGTGGTGCTGGCAGCTTCACTGGCGCCGATGGTCGGAGTGGTCAGCCGTTGGGGCATCCCCCGCCTCCTCGCCGTGATTCTCGTGTATCTGCTCCTCGTGGTGGCGATCGTTGGCGTCGGCGCGATCTTCGGCCCCACGATCTTCGATCAAATCGAAGGCCTCATTCGCACGCTGCCGGGCTATCTGGACAAACTCAGTGCCATCGCCCAAGACATCTCGCAGCGGGTCGGTGTCTTCGACTCGCCGGAGGAAACGGCCGTCCTCGATTCGCTCAGTCAGTTGTTCGATACGCAGGCAATCGGAGGCTGGATCGTAAGCTCCAGCCAGCAATTGATCGTGCGCTCTTACGGTCTTACCCGCGGCATCATCGGCGATATCGTCGGCGGCGCTTTTGGGATACTACTGTCAGTCATCATTTCGGGCTACATCCTGGCAGACTCGCCGAACCTGTCCCTAGGCATCACCAGTATCTTTCCGAGCCCGTGGGACGATCGCCTCCTAGGGCAAATCCCCGTTGTCGGCCAGCGCATGGGTGGCTATATCCAGGGACGCGTCTTGGTCTCGGCGATCCTCGGGTTGGTCATTTCTGTCAGTTTAGGCATCCTCGGTCTCGGAGAATTTGCCCTCGGCTTGGGCGCGATCGCCGGCATTACCAACCTCATCCCCTTTTTTGGTCCGGTACTCGGTTCGATTCCCGCATTGATCGTCGCCGTTGCCCAGGGCGGCTGGACATTTTTGTGGGTGCTGCTATTATTCGTCATCATCCAGAACCTTGAAACCTACGTGCTCGATCCGTTGCTCGTCGGATCGTCGGTCCGCGTGCAACCGCTGTATCAACTGCTTGCGGTGCTCGGCGGCACGCAGGTGCTCGGGATTCTCGGCGCGCTGATCGTGCCGCCTTGGGTTGCCGGTGCATCGGCCTTGCTCGAAACACTTTACCTGCAACCGAAGGCCGAGCAAAAAGAGCGCGCCCGGCAGTCTGCCGCCCTTGCCACCGCCACCGTTGAAAGCGATCCGCCCCTGCCCGTCTAGCACTAGGAACTCCGCCATGACCGTCGCGATTGCAGCGCAGCTCCGGTCGGTCGCGCGCGCTGCTGCCCTCACCGCCCTCGCCGCCGCACTCTGGTGTTGCACGCTTGTCGCGATCGCTGCCGCACCGGCCACAGCACAGACGGCCGA
This genomic interval carries:
- a CDS encoding DUF4278 domain-containing protein; this encodes MKYRGHEYTKAPVNLNVVEHPEAGKYRGVKVTYHDFEAVVQHPIGRMMYRGVKH
- a CDS encoding J domain-containing protein translates to MTLSDRSASHYETLELRPSATQSEVKQAYRRLAKRYHPDSNGGTGDRDKILSVNAAYAVLGNPQQRRRYDAQLLGAATHPSAALRQERSARAQTHHQQQRQSGRDADSLLQEWLQAVYAPVNRSICSILNPLEVQLDCLSADPFDDGLLAAFEGYLTDCRNRLADARRTLSLRPNPSEAAAAAANLYYCLNQIEGGIDELAWFPYNFNEQYLHAGKELFRIARSLQDDARTLPQVAR
- the cysK gene encoding cysteine synthase A, with protein sequence MRIAADITATVGRTPLVRLNRIPAVEGCVAQLVIKLEGRNPSASVKDRIGIGMIEAAEREGKIVPGETVLVEPTSGNTGIALSMAAAAKGYMLILTMPETMSSERRAMLRAYGAQLELTPGVLGMGGCIQRAQEIVEHTPNSFMLQQFNNPANPAIHRATTAEEIWEDTDGQVDIIVAGVGTGGTISGVAQALKARKPEFKAIAVEPEGSPVLSGGEPGPHKIQGIGAGFVPQVLSTDLLDEVVTVSDDDAIAYGRRLAREEGILSGISTGAALCAAVRVGQRSENAGKLIVAIQPSFGERYLSTPLFQELSPRVQAVTA
- a CDS encoding RrF2 family transcriptional regulator; this encodes MSWVMPAVPDSTFAVYAEWREPRYPHVAIVVKIAGVKARVAADLQSPLRGIQQNPTGEPEYTDNTVARDPPVELSCKTEYALLALLELAARYKGQDPLQIRQIASQQSIPDRYLEQLLAALRRGGLVRSQRGAKGGYLLARAPGDISLLDVFDCLEGNEATEKNPPTDPTAAQAVIHATWKDVRDGARATLGSQTLQDLCDRCDARQQKDWMYYI
- a CDS encoding bifunctional transcriptional activator/DNA repair enzyme AdaA, which translates into the protein MTFSEGTTATEVSALEACMWEATRTRDRARDGSFVYGVQSTRVYCRPSCPSRKPRRDRVRFFTTPAAAEAAGYRPCKRCLPQHEGDPLQERVLAMCTQLDAAIAAEGALPTLADLSAQAGPSPEHFQRVFKQTLGVTSFADADARRQERLKAARKRGEREIDAAYWVGFSASSGSYERAIAQLGMTSATYGLNGRGATIDCAAVETPLGILLAAATERGLCCGRLGTTAAELERELRSEFCEATLQPAGEQTRVWVEAIAAYMAGERDWPLLPVDVRATAFQRRVWEALRAIPVGTRASYSELARVLGAPTAARAVAGACAANPVAIAIPCHRVVRQNGELSGYRWGRDRKLALLELEACTARQDTSTPL
- a CDS encoding MOSC domain-containing protein, producing MAYIARITIFPIKSLDGVEVERTEVLPGGALRWDRQWAIFDARNRFVNGKRTAAIHRLRARFDLTVGTVVLSAPDGAPTPPLHLHRDRRDINTWLSDYFEQPVEVRENVNIGFPDDTDSPGPTVVSTATLEATAGWFPNLDAEQMRLRLRTNLEIDGVPPFWEDRLFGAAGEPLAFAIGTVPFLGINPCQRCIVPTRDPQAGTAYPEFPTIFSRRRQETLPDWANADRFNHFYRLCVNTRVPAEFAGGVVAKGDAVALNAGSSP
- a CDS encoding AI-2E family transporter, with product MSQQRISLSISTLLLAAACVLAAVLLWQLRGLIVVLMVSVVLAASLAPMVGVVSRWGIPRLLAVILVYLLLVVAIVGVGAIFGPTIFDQIEGLIRTLPGYLDKLSAIAQDISQRVGVFDSPEETAVLDSLSQLFDTQAIGGWIVSSSQQLIVRSYGLTRGIIGDIVGGAFGILLSVIISGYILADSPNLSLGITSIFPSPWDDRLLGQIPVVGQRMGGYIQGRVLVSAILGLVISVSLGILGLGEFALGLGAIAGITNLIPFFGPVLGSIPALIVAVAQGGWTFLWVLLLFVIIQNLETYVLDPLLVGSSVRVQPLYQLLAVLGGTQVLGILGALIVPPWVAGASALLETLYLQPKAEQKERARQSAALATATVESDPPLPV